Proteins from a single region of Hermetia illucens chromosome 3, iHerIll2.2.curated.20191125, whole genome shotgun sequence:
- the LOC119652736 gene encoding probable multidrug resistance-associated protein lethal(2)03659 isoform X2, which translates to MCLGGLVSYFVKGQTTTSRTEAWIYACGIIVSSFLIAVMFHSFVLYGYMAGTKVRLSASGLVYRKILKMSTAEANEGMSGRAINILSNDVEKFDSALQFFHDLYKGPIEAVVFGYLMYREIGISAVIGVLFLLSFLPLQSWAGKKASHYRQQTAKRTDYRVKLMNEVIQGIQVIKMYAWEKSFAAVIADARRREINAVRGTNYVQACLQSISMVSKMALFMALVSYVYFGEILTASKVFVVTSYFNSLNESMVRLWSRGLICTAEALVSANRVEAFLLDSEAAEEDESMIMKNIASSMMESRKSIQSNLSIVQLSKVRRLYNPDSMKRGIVLQNASASMKNDDNYILKGFDMTITAEETVAIIGPVGSGKSSLLNVLIGELELDDGYVIINGRISYASQEVWLFEGSVRDNIVFVEDFDPVRYREVIHVCALERDLELLPQGDLTIVGERGISLSGGQKARINLARAIYKKADIYLLDDPLSAVDAAVCRHIFDKCVREYLHDKICLLVTHQIQLLKDMEHVILINSGRMEAQGSYQNLQCLPGLEYLREMSSDSVDEGRETEVIKKRKTLKRNSETDSEDRKEQLATGSVDWRVYKGYFKALEGLWILIVNLVLFVLVRCLLSSLDIFLSGWATWEENVTLLIQTWTRNGTGILREYQITIDHQREVYILTYAILLGCTFVFFLTRTFTFFTSCLRISSNLHNYLFRGVTRATMWFFNTNPSGRILNRFSRDIHIIDTTLPNSLFICGMFVLDIASVLTIVAMNNYILLFPAFVIGILFYLLRHLYVNSSRSLKRIESMARSPVYSHTNQTFQGLTTIRAFNAEAIIEKEYHNFQNFNSSAWYLFINATRAFGLWLDFICVLYILIVTFSFFMFGDDFDSGNVGLVIMQCLRLTGLCQFGIRQTAELENQMTSVERVVEYSELPSEPALESLDKYKPPENWPQYGRIKFTDVGLKYSDKGAWVLKNLNFTIEPKEKVGIVGRTGAGKSSIIQSIFRLAVIEGTIEIDEIDTSTLGLHDLRSKISIIPQDPILFSGTLRYNLDPFEEKTDFEVWQALEAVELKNHAMSLAGGLDSKMSDGGANFSMGQRQLVCLARAILRNNKILILDEATANVDPETDQLIQNTIRKNFTDCTVLTIAHRLHTVMDSDKIIAMDAGRIVEIGHPTDLLLQNNGYFRNLVEKTGTNVADLLSELTTKANNLRNVD; encoded by the exons ATGTGCTTAGGCGGACTTGTATCATATTTCGTAAAAGGACAAACAACCACGAGTCGAACGGAAGCTTGGATTTATGCATGCGGCATAatcgtttcctcctttttgataGCAGTCATGTTTCACTCATTTGTCCTGTACGGATATATGGCTGGAACGAAAGTGCGTCTCTCAGCATCAGGGTTAGTGTATCGgaagattttgaaaatgtcaaCAGCCGAAGCAAATGAAGGAATGAGTGGGCGGGCTATCAACATCTTATCCAACGACGTGGAGAAGTTCGATTCAGCCCTGCAGTTTTTTCATGATTTATACAAGGGACCCATCGAAGCTGTTGTATTTGGTTACCTCATGTACCGCGAAATTGGAATTTCAGCTGTGATTGGTGTCCTGTTTCTGCTAAGCTTCCTTCCCTTGCAGTCCTGGGCTGGAAAGAAGGCATCACACTATCGACAACAAACTGCCAAACGAACGGATTATAGAGTGAAGCTGATGAATGAGGTGATCCAGGGAATCCAAGTGATTAAAATGTACGCATGGGAAAAGTCATTTGCAGCTGTGATTGCCGACGCTAGACGCCGTGAAATCAATGCAGTCCGGGGCACAAATTATGTTCAAGCCTGTTTACAGTCGATATCGATGGTTTCGAAGATGGCCCTTTTTATGGCTTTGGTTTCGTATGTTTATTTTGGAGAAATCTTAACTGCCAGTAAAGTCTTCGTAGTGACTTCATATTTTAACTCCTTGAACGAGTCAATGGTGAGACTGTGGTCTAGGGGATTAATTTGCACAGCTGAAGCGTTGGTTTCGGCTAATCGAgtggaggcgtttcttttgGATAGCGAAGCTGCTGAGGAGGATGAGAGCATGATTATGAAAAATATAGCGAGCAGCATGATGGAAAGTCGAAAATCAATACAAAGCAACTTGTCTATTGTTCAACTCAGCAAAGTTCGTCGATTATATAACCCTGATTCAATGAAGAGGGGCATAGTCCTTCAAAATGCTTCAGCTTCAATGAAAAATGATGATAattacattctcaaaggattCGATATGACTATTACAGCTGAGGAGACTGTCGCTATAATAGGTCCTGTAGGATCGGGAAAGTCATCTCTTCTAAATGTTTTAATTGGAGAGTTAGAACTAGATGATGGTTATGTTATTATCAACGGACGAATTAGCTACGCCAGCCAAGAGGTTTGGTTATTCGAAGGATCAGTCCGTGATAACATTGTGTTTGTTGAAGATTTTGATCCCGTCAGATATCGAGAAGTTATTCACGTTTGCGCACTGGAGAGAGATCTGGAGTTGCTTCCTCAAGGCGATCTCACAATAGTTGGCGAAAGAGGTATCAGCCTCAGTGGCGGGCAGAAGGCTAGAATAAATTTAGCACGCGCCATCTACAAAAAGGCCGACATTTATTTATTAGACGACCCTCTTTCAGCGGTCGATGCTGCTGTTTGTCGACATATTTTCGATAAATGCGTTAGAGAATATTTGCATGACAAGATATGCTTACTTGTTACGCATCAAATTCAATTGTTGAAAGATATGGAGCACGTGATCTTAATCAACTCGGGACGAATGGAGGCCCAAGGAAGCTACCAAAATCTTCAATGTTTGCCAGGTTTGGAGTACTTACGTGAAATGAGCAGTGACTCTGTTGATGAAGGACGTGAAACGGAAGTCATCAAGAAACGAAAGACATTAAAGAGAAATTCAGAAACAGACTCAGAGGACCGGAAAGAACAATTGGCAACAGGATCGGTAGATTGGCGGGTTTACAAAGGCTACTTTAAGGCACTGGAGGGGTTGTGGATTTTGATTGTGAACCTTGTGCTGTTCGTTCTTGTTCGCTGTCTGTTATCGTCACTGGATATATTTTTGTCAGGATG GGCTACATGGGAAGAGAATGTGACACTGCTTATCCAAACGTGGACCCGGAATGGCACGGGAATATTAAGAGAATATCAAATTACAATTGACCACCAACGTGAAGTCTACATTCTGACATACGCAATCCTTTTGGGGTGcactttcgttttctttttgacAAGGACATTTACATTCTTTACATCTTGCCTGCGCATATCATCCAATTTGCACAATTATTTGTTCAGAGGTGTAACGAGAGCTACAATGTGGTTTTTCAATACTAATCCATCTGGAAGAATTTTAAATAGATTTTCGCGAGATATTCACATAATTGACACGACACTGCCGAATTCTTTGTTCATTTGTGGAATG TTCGTATTGGACATCGCCTCCGTCCTAACAATCGTAGCAATGAACAACTATATACTTTTGTTCCCGGCGTTCGTAATCGGAATTCTTTTTTACCTACTCCGCCATTTGTATGTGAACTCCAGCCGCAGTTTAAAACGAATTGAATCAATGG CTCGAAGCCCAGTTTATTCTCATACAAACCAAACGTTCCAAGGACTGACTACGATCCGGGCATTCAACGCGGAAGCGATCATCGAAAAGGAATATCACAatttccagaatttcaattCGTCTGCGTGGTATCttttcattaacgcaacaagAGCTTTTGGACTCTGGCTGGattttatttgtgttttataCATCCTGATTGTGACCTTCAGTTTTTTCATGTTCGGCGATGATTTTGACAGTGGAAATGTTGGTCTAGTCATTATGCAATGTTTACGGTTGACTGGTCTATGCCAGTTCGGTATTCGTCAAACCGCTGAGTTGGAAAATCAAATGACTAGCGTTGAACGGGTTGTGGAATATTCAGAACTGCCATCTGAACCTGCTTTGGAATCCCTGGACAAGTACAAACCACCCGAGAATTGGCCGCAATATGGCCGAATTAAATTTACTGACGTTGGACTAAAATATTCAGATAAGGGAGCCTGGGTTTTGAAAAACCTGAATTTCACGATTGAGCCCAAAGAGAAAGTTGGAATTGTTGGACGAACCGGCGCTGGGAAATCATCAATCATCCAGTCTATATTCAGATTAGCTGTCATAGAGGGAACAATTGAAATTGATGAGATTGATACGAGTACTTTGGGCTTGCATGATCTCCGTAGCAAGATCTCAATAATCCCTCAAGACCCTATTCTGTTCTCAGGAACCCTCCGCTACAATTTAGATCCCTTCGAGGAAAAGACTGATTTTGAGGTCTGGCAAGCTCTGGAAGCAGTCGAACTAAAAAATCATGCTATGTCCTTAGCTGGCGGTTTAGATAGCAAAATGTCTGATGGTGGAGCCAACTTTAGTATGGGGCAAAGGCAACTGGTTTGCCTGGCTCGAGCGATCTTGCGAAATAACAAAATTCTAATTTTGGATGAAGCCACTGCGAATGTTGATCCAGA AACTGACCAACTTATACAAAACACAATTCGAAAGAACTTCACCGATTGCACCGTCCTAACTATCGCTCACCGATTGCACACTGTAATGGACAGCGATAAAATTATAGCCATGGATGCCGGACGGATAGTGGAAATAGGACATCCGACCGATCTACTCCTGCAGAATAACGGCTATTTTAGGAACCTTGTAGAGAAAACTGGAACAAATGTTGCGGATTTACTTTCAGAACTCACTACAAAAGCCAATAATTTAAGAAATGTTGATTAA
- the LOC119652736 gene encoding probable multidrug resistance-associated protein lethal(2)03659 isoform X1 → MNRSKEDCKRKINPTVDASFLSKWTFWWLKDIFKTGLKRPITSEDLYQNVAGLDSEMLTNKLEVYWEEEKTRERPSFIRTVCRAYVITSFIIGVFYTMAVVSLRVIQPMCLGGLVSYFVKGQTTTSRTEAWIYACGIIVSSFLIAVMFHSFVLYGYMAGTKVRLSASGLVYRKILKMSTAEANEGMSGRAINILSNDVEKFDSALQFFHDLYKGPIEAVVFGYLMYREIGISAVIGVLFLLSFLPLQSWAGKKASHYRQQTAKRTDYRVKLMNEVIQGIQVIKMYAWEKSFAAVIADARRREINAVRGTNYVQACLQSISMVSKMALFMALVSYVYFGEILTASKVFVVTSYFNSLNESMVRLWSRGLICTAEALVSANRVEAFLLDSEAAEEDESMIMKNIASSMMESRKSIQSNLSIVQLSKVRRLYNPDSMKRGIVLQNASASMKNDDNYILKGFDMTITAEETVAIIGPVGSGKSSLLNVLIGELELDDGYVIINGRISYASQEVWLFEGSVRDNIVFVEDFDPVRYREVIHVCALERDLELLPQGDLTIVGERGISLSGGQKARINLARAIYKKADIYLLDDPLSAVDAAVCRHIFDKCVREYLHDKICLLVTHQIQLLKDMEHVILINSGRMEAQGSYQNLQCLPGLEYLREMSSDSVDEGRETEVIKKRKTLKRNSETDSEDRKEQLATGSVDWRVYKGYFKALEGLWILIVNLVLFVLVRCLLSSLDIFLSGWATWEENVTLLIQTWTRNGTGILREYQITIDHQREVYILTYAILLGCTFVFFLTRTFTFFTSCLRISSNLHNYLFRGVTRATMWFFNTNPSGRILNRFSRDIHIIDTTLPNSLFICGMFVLDIASVLTIVAMNNYILLFPAFVIGILFYLLRHLYVNSSRSLKRIESMARSPVYSHTNQTFQGLTTIRAFNAEAIIEKEYHNFQNFNSSAWYLFINATRAFGLWLDFICVLYILIVTFSFFMFGDDFDSGNVGLVIMQCLRLTGLCQFGIRQTAELENQMTSVERVVEYSELPSEPALESLDKYKPPENWPQYGRIKFTDVGLKYSDKGAWVLKNLNFTIEPKEKVGIVGRTGAGKSSIIQSIFRLAVIEGTIEIDEIDTSTLGLHDLRSKISIIPQDPILFSGTLRYNLDPFEEKTDFEVWQALEAVELKNHAMSLAGGLDSKMSDGGANFSMGQRQLVCLARAILRNNKILILDEATANVDPETDQLIQNTIRKNFTDCTVLTIAHRLHTVMDSDKIIAMDAGRIVEIGHPTDLLLQNNGYFRNLVEKTGTNVADLLSELTTKANNLRNVD, encoded by the exons AGTTATCCAACCAATGTGCTTAGGCGGACTTGTATCATATTTCGTAAAAGGACAAACAACCACGAGTCGAACGGAAGCTTGGATTTATGCATGCGGCATAatcgtttcctcctttttgataGCAGTCATGTTTCACTCATTTGTCCTGTACGGATATATGGCTGGAACGAAAGTGCGTCTCTCAGCATCAGGGTTAGTGTATCGgaagattttgaaaatgtcaaCAGCCGAAGCAAATGAAGGAATGAGTGGGCGGGCTATCAACATCTTATCCAACGACGTGGAGAAGTTCGATTCAGCCCTGCAGTTTTTTCATGATTTATACAAGGGACCCATCGAAGCTGTTGTATTTGGTTACCTCATGTACCGCGAAATTGGAATTTCAGCTGTGATTGGTGTCCTGTTTCTGCTAAGCTTCCTTCCCTTGCAGTCCTGGGCTGGAAAGAAGGCATCACACTATCGACAACAAACTGCCAAACGAACGGATTATAGAGTGAAGCTGATGAATGAGGTGATCCAGGGAATCCAAGTGATTAAAATGTACGCATGGGAAAAGTCATTTGCAGCTGTGATTGCCGACGCTAGACGCCGTGAAATCAATGCAGTCCGGGGCACAAATTATGTTCAAGCCTGTTTACAGTCGATATCGATGGTTTCGAAGATGGCCCTTTTTATGGCTTTGGTTTCGTATGTTTATTTTGGAGAAATCTTAACTGCCAGTAAAGTCTTCGTAGTGACTTCATATTTTAACTCCTTGAACGAGTCAATGGTGAGACTGTGGTCTAGGGGATTAATTTGCACAGCTGAAGCGTTGGTTTCGGCTAATCGAgtggaggcgtttcttttgGATAGCGAAGCTGCTGAGGAGGATGAGAGCATGATTATGAAAAATATAGCGAGCAGCATGATGGAAAGTCGAAAATCAATACAAAGCAACTTGTCTATTGTTCAACTCAGCAAAGTTCGTCGATTATATAACCCTGATTCAATGAAGAGGGGCATAGTCCTTCAAAATGCTTCAGCTTCAATGAAAAATGATGATAattacattctcaaaggattCGATATGACTATTACAGCTGAGGAGACTGTCGCTATAATAGGTCCTGTAGGATCGGGAAAGTCATCTCTTCTAAATGTTTTAATTGGAGAGTTAGAACTAGATGATGGTTATGTTATTATCAACGGACGAATTAGCTACGCCAGCCAAGAGGTTTGGTTATTCGAAGGATCAGTCCGTGATAACATTGTGTTTGTTGAAGATTTTGATCCCGTCAGATATCGAGAAGTTATTCACGTTTGCGCACTGGAGAGAGATCTGGAGTTGCTTCCTCAAGGCGATCTCACAATAGTTGGCGAAAGAGGTATCAGCCTCAGTGGCGGGCAGAAGGCTAGAATAAATTTAGCACGCGCCATCTACAAAAAGGCCGACATTTATTTATTAGACGACCCTCTTTCAGCGGTCGATGCTGCTGTTTGTCGACATATTTTCGATAAATGCGTTAGAGAATATTTGCATGACAAGATATGCTTACTTGTTACGCATCAAATTCAATTGTTGAAAGATATGGAGCACGTGATCTTAATCAACTCGGGACGAATGGAGGCCCAAGGAAGCTACCAAAATCTTCAATGTTTGCCAGGTTTGGAGTACTTACGTGAAATGAGCAGTGACTCTGTTGATGAAGGACGTGAAACGGAAGTCATCAAGAAACGAAAGACATTAAAGAGAAATTCAGAAACAGACTCAGAGGACCGGAAAGAACAATTGGCAACAGGATCGGTAGATTGGCGGGTTTACAAAGGCTACTTTAAGGCACTGGAGGGGTTGTGGATTTTGATTGTGAACCTTGTGCTGTTCGTTCTTGTTCGCTGTCTGTTATCGTCACTGGATATATTTTTGTCAGGATG GGCTACATGGGAAGAGAATGTGACACTGCTTATCCAAACGTGGACCCGGAATGGCACGGGAATATTAAGAGAATATCAAATTACAATTGACCACCAACGTGAAGTCTACATTCTGACATACGCAATCCTTTTGGGGTGcactttcgttttctttttgacAAGGACATTTACATTCTTTACATCTTGCCTGCGCATATCATCCAATTTGCACAATTATTTGTTCAGAGGTGTAACGAGAGCTACAATGTGGTTTTTCAATACTAATCCATCTGGAAGAATTTTAAATAGATTTTCGCGAGATATTCACATAATTGACACGACACTGCCGAATTCTTTGTTCATTTGTGGAATG TTCGTATTGGACATCGCCTCCGTCCTAACAATCGTAGCAATGAACAACTATATACTTTTGTTCCCGGCGTTCGTAATCGGAATTCTTTTTTACCTACTCCGCCATTTGTATGTGAACTCCAGCCGCAGTTTAAAACGAATTGAATCAATGG CTCGAAGCCCAGTTTATTCTCATACAAACCAAACGTTCCAAGGACTGACTACGATCCGGGCATTCAACGCGGAAGCGATCATCGAAAAGGAATATCACAatttccagaatttcaattCGTCTGCGTGGTATCttttcattaacgcaacaagAGCTTTTGGACTCTGGCTGGattttatttgtgttttataCATCCTGATTGTGACCTTCAGTTTTTTCATGTTCGGCGATGATTTTGACAGTGGAAATGTTGGTCTAGTCATTATGCAATGTTTACGGTTGACTGGTCTATGCCAGTTCGGTATTCGTCAAACCGCTGAGTTGGAAAATCAAATGACTAGCGTTGAACGGGTTGTGGAATATTCAGAACTGCCATCTGAACCTGCTTTGGAATCCCTGGACAAGTACAAACCACCCGAGAATTGGCCGCAATATGGCCGAATTAAATTTACTGACGTTGGACTAAAATATTCAGATAAGGGAGCCTGGGTTTTGAAAAACCTGAATTTCACGATTGAGCCCAAAGAGAAAGTTGGAATTGTTGGACGAACCGGCGCTGGGAAATCATCAATCATCCAGTCTATATTCAGATTAGCTGTCATAGAGGGAACAATTGAAATTGATGAGATTGATACGAGTACTTTGGGCTTGCATGATCTCCGTAGCAAGATCTCAATAATCCCTCAAGACCCTATTCTGTTCTCAGGAACCCTCCGCTACAATTTAGATCCCTTCGAGGAAAAGACTGATTTTGAGGTCTGGCAAGCTCTGGAAGCAGTCGAACTAAAAAATCATGCTATGTCCTTAGCTGGCGGTTTAGATAGCAAAATGTCTGATGGTGGAGCCAACTTTAGTATGGGGCAAAGGCAACTGGTTTGCCTGGCTCGAGCGATCTTGCGAAATAACAAAATTCTAATTTTGGATGAAGCCACTGCGAATGTTGATCCAGA AACTGACCAACTTATACAAAACACAATTCGAAAGAACTTCACCGATTGCACCGTCCTAACTATCGCTCACCGATTGCACACTGTAATGGACAGCGATAAAATTATAGCCATGGATGCCGGACGGATAGTGGAAATAGGACATCCGACCGATCTACTCCTGCAGAATAACGGCTATTTTAGGAACCTTGTAGAGAAAACTGGAACAAATGTTGCGGATTTACTTTCAGAACTCACTACAAAAGCCAATAATTTAAGAAATGTTGATTAA